Proteins from one Flavobacterium branchiarum genomic window:
- the gldA gene encoding gliding motility-associated ABC transporter ATP-binding subunit GldA, whose amino-acid sequence MSIEVNSISKSYGTQKALDEISFSIKKGEIVGFLGPNGAGKSTLMKILTTYLLADSGSALVNSHDVMTNTKAVQLSIGYLPEHNPLYLDLYVREYLAFNADVYQVAKSRIEEVIKLTGLSPESHKKIGQLSKGYRQRVGLANALLHNPDVLILDEPTTGLDPNQLIEIRNVIKNVGKDKTVFLSTHIMQEVEAICDRVIIINNGKIVADKKLDKLISEDKEQVIEVEFDYKVEEQLLAKLENISSYKNTHDMIWELTFVTEKDMRPAIFDFATANGLKTLQLNQKNKNLEAVFREITK is encoded by the coding sequence ATGTCAATAGAAGTAAACAGCATATCAAAAAGTTACGGTACTCAAAAAGCTTTAGACGAAATTTCGTTTTCGATTAAAAAGGGAGAAATCGTTGGATTTCTTGGTCCAAATGGAGCAGGAAAATCTACTTTGATGAAAATTTTGACTACTTATTTACTTGCCGATAGCGGTTCAGCCCTTGTAAATAGTCATGATGTCATGACAAACACTAAAGCAGTACAACTATCTATTGGGTATTTACCAGAACATAATCCGTTGTATTTGGATTTGTATGTTCGTGAGTATTTGGCTTTTAATGCCGATGTCTATCAAGTGGCAAAATCACGTATTGAAGAAGTCATTAAACTGACAGGCTTGTCACCTGAAAGCCATAAAAAAATAGGACAATTATCTAAAGGATATCGCCAACGTGTAGGGTTAGCAAATGCATTATTACACAATCCAGATGTTTTAATTCTTGATGAACCTACAACTGGTCTAGATCCTAACCAGTTAATAGAAATTAGAAACGTAATTAAGAATGTTGGTAAAGACAAAACTGTTTTTTTATCAACTCACATCATGCAAGAAGTAGAAGCTATTTGTGACAGAGTTATTATTATTAACAATGGAAAAATCGTTGCTGACAAGAAACTAGACAAATTAATTTCTGAAGATAAAGAACAAGTTATCGAAGTTGAGTTCGATTATAAGGTCGAAGAACAACTTCTTGCTAAACTAGAAAATATTAGTTCGTATAAAAATACCCATGATATGATTTGGGAATTGACTTTTGTTACTGAAAAAGATATGCGTCCAGCTATTTTTGACTTTGCAACTGCAAACGGTTTAAAAACGCTACAGCTTAATCAAAAAAACAAAAACCTAGAAGCTGTATTTAGAGAAATTACTAAATAA
- a CDS encoding outer membrane beta-barrel protein gives MKKFLLIATFAICSFANAQKGSILVGGNIEYTSTNSDSRFGDTKENTFGFSPRVGYQFNDNWTVGGEFSVASSKVESGSEENKINAFRLGAFLRYSVPLSSTFSVFADLGAGFQNYKNKTYTTMGNNTITSSKAKADGMYVGITPALFINMKKGFGLNFSIGGLGYQTLSFDNNGPDVNEFYFNFGKTVNIGISKNF, from the coding sequence ATGAAAAAATTTTTACTTATTGCAACATTCGCTATCTGTAGCTTTGCAAATGCTCAAAAAGGATCAATCTTAGTTGGTGGGAATATCGAGTACACTTCTACAAATTCTGATTCTCGTTTTGGAGATACAAAAGAAAACACATTTGGCTTTTCTCCAAGAGTAGGTTACCAATTTAATGATAACTGGACAGTTGGGGGTGAATTTAGTGTAGCTTCTTCAAAAGTAGAAAGCGGTTCAGAAGAAAATAAAATTAATGCTTTCAGATTAGGAGCATTTTTACGTTATTCTGTGCCATTAAGTTCAACTTTCTCGGTTTTTGCTGATTTAGGAGCAGGTTTCCAAAACTATAAAAACAAAACGTATACTACAATGGGTAATAATACTATAACTAGCTCAAAAGCGAAAGCAGATGGTATGTATGTAGGTATAACTCCAGCTCTTTTCATTAACATGAAAAAAGGATTTGGTTTAAACTTCAGTATTGGTGGTTTAGGATACCAAACGTTAAGTTTTGATAATAACGGACCAGACGTTAACGAATTTTACTTCAATTTTGGTAAAACTGTTAATATCGGAATTTCAAAAAATTTCTAA
- a CDS encoding helix-turn-helix domain-containing protein — protein sequence MSTVTRPSHIGRKISRIRELKDMKQEALAQALGTTQQTVSTIENSETIDEEKLIEVAKALGVSVEAIKNFSEENVLNFFNNFYDNSNAGSGIFNHPNNCTFNPLDKVIELYERLVQAEKDKTEYLEKIMKEK from the coding sequence ATGAGCACAGTAACAAGACCAAGTCATATCGGAAGAAAAATTAGCCGCATTCGTGAACTAAAAGACATGAAACAAGAAGCCTTAGCGCAAGCTTTAGGAACAACGCAGCAAACTGTATCGACTATCGAAAATAGCGAAACCATAGACGAAGAAAAACTTATAGAAGTTGCAAAAGCGCTCGGTGTAAGCGTAGAAGCAATTAAAAACTTTTCAGAAGAAAATGTACTTAATTTTTTCAATAACTTTTATGATAATAGTAATGCAGGTAGTGGTATTTTTAATCATCCAAATAATTGTACCTTCAATCCTTTAGATAAAGTTATTGAGCTTTATGAGCGTTTAGTTCAGGCTGAAAAAGATAAAACAGAATATTTAGAAAAAATAATGAAAGAAAAATAG
- a CDS encoding response regulator transcription factor: MKLLLVEDNHKLIKSIADYLIQENNICEMANTIAEAREKLLLFTYDCIILDIMLPDENGIDLLRLIKKSEIPSCVIIISAKNSLDFKITTLDEGADDYIIKPFPLPELYSRIKAVTRRNNKCSASNRLVFNEIYVDLLSMETKINEDLIILTRKETNLLIYFLSNQNRILSRQAIAAHLWGDYTDNLDNFDFVYQHVKNIRKKITDAGGQDYISTVYGLGYKMSS, translated from the coding sequence ATGAAATTACTTTTAGTTGAAGACAATCATAAGTTAATAAAAAGTATTGCAGATTATCTAATTCAGGAAAATAATATTTGTGAAATGGCGAATACCATTGCAGAAGCGCGTGAGAAATTACTTTTGTTCACTTACGACTGTATTATTTTGGACATTATGCTACCAGATGAAAACGGAATTGATTTGCTTCGGCTTATTAAAAAAAGTGAAATTCCCAGTTGTGTCATCATAATTTCAGCAAAGAATTCTCTAGATTTTAAAATAACAACTCTCGATGAAGGTGCCGATGATTATATCATAAAACCCTTTCCGCTTCCAGAATTATATTCCAGAATTAAAGCGGTTACCCGAAGAAACAATAAATGTAGTGCTAGCAACCGATTAGTATTTAATGAAATCTATGTTGATCTGCTTTCAATGGAAACTAAAATAAATGAGGACCTTATTATTTTGACACGAAAAGAAACTAATCTACTGATTTATTTTCTAAGTAATCAAAATAGAATTCTCTCAAGGCAAGCGATTGCAGCACATCTTTGGGGGGACTATACTGATAATCTTGATAATTTTGATTTCGTATATCAGCATGTTAAAAATATTAGAAAGAAAATTACAGATGCGGGCGGACAGGATTACATCAGTACAGTTTATGGACTTGGTTACAAAATGAGTAGTTAA
- a CDS encoding sensor histidine kinase, which translates to MIVFNAVKRSSSQATIGQLKNLNAIIAEQIKSGKDFSGDDSRAYVNIKKLNSNSGEINEVVSYREVYNKKLQDTVREVQLTSYHRIDDINYQIVSYTFMVITDHIYLNGIFMVFAWTFVFLISMVIISSEVISGYILSPFNSTLKLMQRFEINQKTDLKFEKTNTFEFQELNNFLRKMTEKAKKDFSILKEFSENASHELQTPIAVIKAKIELLMQSKLDEEQLIKLTSMMDELEKLSKINQSLTLLTTLENFDNKKSSRIDISEIVEETIVSFLDLIEMKNISLKKNIQKGVFIQMDETLSRVLMNNLFSNAIRHNFINGEIEVEITASKMVIKNTGKPPLVPTEELFERFKKDNQSLNSVGIGLSIVKKICEIFNHSISYTSISSTHILKIIFLKK; encoded by the coding sequence GTGATTGTTTTTAATGCTGTAAAAAGAAGTAGCTCCCAGGCCACCATTGGTCAGTTAAAAAACCTTAATGCTATTATTGCCGAACAGATTAAAAGCGGAAAAGATTTTTCTGGAGATGATTCACGTGCCTATGTGAATATAAAAAAACTAAATTCAAATAGTGGTGAAATCAATGAAGTTGTTAGCTATAGAGAGGTGTATAATAAAAAATTGCAGGATACTGTAAGAGAGGTACAATTAACATCTTATCATCGAATTGATGATATAAATTATCAGATTGTCAGTTATACTTTTATGGTTATAACAGATCATATTTACCTTAACGGAATTTTCATGGTTTTTGCATGGACTTTTGTTTTCCTGATTTCTATGGTTATTATTTCTAGTGAAGTTATTTCGGGTTACATTCTTTCCCCTTTTAATTCGACTTTGAAATTAATGCAACGATTTGAAATCAATCAGAAAACAGATTTGAAATTTGAAAAAACAAATACGTTTGAATTTCAGGAGCTCAATAATTTTTTGAGGAAGATGACTGAAAAGGCAAAAAAAGATTTTTCAATTTTAAAAGAATTTTCGGAAAACGCTTCTCATGAATTACAGACTCCAATTGCTGTAATTAAAGCAAAAATTGAGCTACTCATGCAATCTAAGCTTGATGAAGAACAATTGATTAAGCTAACTTCAATGATGGATGAGTTAGAAAAACTTTCTAAAATTAATCAGTCACTTACATTGCTTACTACCCTTGAAAATTTTGATAATAAAAAAAGCAGTCGGATTGATATTAGCGAAATTGTTGAAGAAACGATTGTGTCTTTTTTAGATTTAATCGAAATGAAAAATATTAGTCTCAAAAAAAATATCCAAAAAGGAGTATTCATTCAGATGGATGAAACGCTCAGCAGAGTACTAATGAATAATCTTTTTAGCAATGCGATTCGACATAATTTTATAAACGGCGAAATTGAAGTAGAAATCACAGCTTCAAAAATGGTTATAAAAAATACAGGTAAACCTCCTTTAGTTCCCACAGAAGAATTATTTGAAAGGTTTAAGAAAGACAATCAATCCTTAAATTCAGTCGGAATTGGATTGTCTATTGTTAAGAAAATTTGCGAAATTTTTAATCATTCAATATCATACACTTCCATTTCTTCAACTCATATCTTGAAAATTATTTTTTTAAAGAAGTAA
- a CDS encoding porin, whose translation MKKISNNFLVTLVFIVAFGKLYSQEIKDSVFVAIEKPKVTTTPIGDLKIKFNNDGSKYLKFGFWNQVLLRAIENNPGTAVNGIPQETTYDVGVRRMRITATAQLSPRYLLFVQMGMNNQSFIAGGGKGTGAYGAGKKATLFFHDAYNEFTVIPTIDSESKKVNDFSLYIGAGLHSWSGVSRLTNASSSKMLTADLPVFNFSTIEISDQFGRQMGIFAHGEYKKLGYRVNLNKPFATNLVPAVGAGALDNNKSGKLSYAGYFDYQFFDTEKRITSFFAGTYLGEKKILNVGAGFYSTKDGTITQSSTGVFESHDINILGLDVFAELPVGPKDKKMSFSIYSVLYDYDFGKNYIRTTGTMNPGTADPAFIGTVAKEGFGNAKYLLGTGKIWYTQTGFLLPKFSENIRIQPFATYSLKKLEALSQSGNYYDLGTNLFLEGHNAKISFQYSSRPLYDGLTNTVFKRAGEFLACIQICL comes from the coding sequence ATGAAAAAAATATCAAATAATTTTTTAGTTACTTTAGTTTTTATTGTTGCTTTTGGAAAATTGTATTCACAGGAAATTAAAGATTCTGTGTTTGTTGCAATAGAAAAGCCAAAAGTAACAACGACGCCTATTGGTGATTTGAAAATTAAATTCAATAATGACGGAAGTAAATATTTGAAATTTGGTTTTTGGAATCAAGTCTTACTTCGTGCAATTGAAAACAATCCGGGTACAGCAGTCAATGGCATCCCTCAGGAAACGACTTATGACGTAGGAGTTCGTCGAATGAGAATTACCGCTACAGCCCAACTTTCGCCAAGATACCTATTGTTTGTACAAATGGGAATGAATAATCAGTCTTTTATAGCTGGTGGAGGAAAAGGGACAGGAGCGTATGGCGCGGGGAAAAAAGCAACCTTATTTTTTCATGATGCGTATAATGAATTTACGGTAATTCCGACTATTGATTCCGAAAGTAAAAAAGTAAATGATTTTAGTTTGTATATTGGAGCCGGACTTCACAGCTGGAGTGGAGTAAGCCGTTTGACAAATGCAAGTTCTAGCAAAATGCTGACAGCCGATTTGCCCGTTTTTAATTTTAGTACCATTGAAATTTCGGATCAGTTTGGTCGACAAATGGGAATATTTGCCCACGGAGAATACAAGAAATTAGGTTATAGAGTCAATTTAAATAAACCATTTGCGACCAATTTAGTGCCAGCAGTTGGTGCAGGAGCATTAGACAATAATAAAAGTGGAAAATTATCGTATGCAGGTTATTTTGATTATCAGTTTTTTGATACTGAAAAAAGAATTACCTCTTTTTTTGCAGGAACTTATTTAGGAGAAAAGAAAATTTTAAATGTTGGAGCAGGATTTTATAGCACAAAAGACGGAACGATAACACAGTCTTCTACCGGCGTTTTTGAAAGCCATGACATTAATATATTAGGTTTAGATGTTTTTGCAGAACTTCCGGTTGGGCCAAAAGATAAAAAGATGTCATTCTCTATTTATAGTGTTCTATATGACTATGATTTTGGTAAGAATTATATCCGTACTACAGGAACTATGAATCCAGGAACTGCCGATCCAGCTTTTATTGGTACTGTCGCAAAAGAAGGATTTGGAAACGCGAAATATCTTTTAGGAACAGGGAAAATTTGGTACACACAAACAGGTTTTTTATTGCCTAAATTTAGCGAAAACATCAGAATTCAGCCTTTTGCAACCTATTCTCTGAAAAAATTAGAAGCCCTTTCTCAAAGCGGAAACTATTATGATTTAGGAACAAATCTATTTTTAGAGGGTCATAATGCTAAAATTTCATTCCAATATTCAAGTCGTCCTTTATATGATGGTTTGACTAATACAGTTTTTAAAAGAGCAGGAGAGTTTTTAGCCTGCATTCAAATATGTCTTTAA
- a CDS encoding MFS transporter, producing MSDKHTTSEEMSTARRLKAIMSGSIGNLVEWYDWYAYSAFSIYFAPVFFPKSDSTAQLLNTAGIFAVGFLMRPIGGWIFGSIADRVGRKFSMTLSVLLMSLGSLLIALTPSYETIGVLAPILLLVARLLQGLSVGGEYGTSATYLSEMATAKNRGFFSSFQYVTLIGGQLIALGIQLAMQKLFLTDAQMHEWGWRVPFFIGAALSLVALYLRSHMDETSEFKKTENQNEGETKKKSGSLRELMRHPKALATVVGLTLGGTIAFYTYSTYMQKFLVNTVHLTKDESTLITFLSLLIFALIQPIFGALSDKIGRKPLLLAFGILGTIATYPLLTAVSNASGKWEAFGYIMIALIIVSGYTSINAVVKAELFPTEIRALGVGFPYSITVALFGGTAEYIALWFKNAGHETYFYWYVTGCIFISLIVYTLMKDTRKTSTFGDTNN from the coding sequence ATGTCAGATAAACATACAACTTCTGAAGAAATGTCTACTGCTCGTCGATTAAAAGCAATTATGAGTGGTTCAATAGGAAATTTGGTAGAATGGTACGATTGGTACGCCTATTCTGCATTTTCAATCTATTTTGCACCTGTTTTTTTTCCAAAAAGTGATAGTACGGCACAACTATTAAATACAGCAGGGATTTTTGCAGTTGGGTTTTTAATGCGTCCTATTGGTGGATGGATTTTTGGTAGTATTGCAGACAGGGTTGGTAGAAAATTCTCGATGACATTATCTGTTTTATTAATGTCTCTAGGGTCGCTTTTAATAGCATTGACACCTTCATATGAGACAATTGGAGTATTAGCACCTATATTATTATTAGTAGCAAGATTACTTCAGGGGTTGAGTGTTGGGGGAGAATATGGAACTTCGGCAACCTACTTGAGCGAAATGGCAACCGCCAAAAACAGGGGGTTCTTTTCAAGTTTTCAATATGTTACTCTGATAGGTGGGCAACTTATTGCTTTAGGAATCCAGCTTGCAATGCAAAAATTGTTTTTAACAGATGCGCAAATGCATGAATGGGGCTGGAGAGTTCCCTTCTTTATTGGTGCAGCTTTGTCTTTAGTAGCGTTATACCTGAGAAGCCATATGGATGAGACTTCAGAATTTAAAAAGACTGAAAATCAAAATGAAGGAGAGACAAAGAAGAAAAGTGGTTCTCTAAGGGAATTAATGCGTCATCCAAAAGCATTAGCAACTGTTGTAGGGCTTACACTAGGAGGAACTATTGCTTTTTATACTTATAGTACCTACATGCAGAAATTTTTGGTAAACACAGTACATCTAACCAAGGATGAATCGACATTAATAACTTTTTTATCCTTATTAATTTTTGCTTTAATTCAACCAATATTTGGAGCATTATCAGATAAAATAGGGAGAAAACCATTACTCTTAGCATTTGGGATATTAGGGACTATAGCGACATACCCTTTATTAACAGCAGTTTCGAATGCCTCGGGTAAATGGGAAGCTTTTGGATATATTATGATTGCTCTGATAATTGTAAGTGGTTATACTTCTATAAACGCAGTGGTTAAAGCGGAACTATTCCCAACAGAAATTCGTGCACTTGGAGTAGGCTTTCCTTACTCGATAACAGTTGCTCTTTTTGGAGGAACTGCTGAGTATATTGCACTTTGGTTTAAAAATGCAGGACATGAAACCTATTTTTACTGGTATGTTACAGGTTGTATTTTTATATCACTGATTGTTTATACTTTAATGAAAGACACCCGTAAAACATCAACCTTTGGCGATACTAATAACTAG